From the Burkholderia mayonis genome, one window contains:
- a CDS encoding ATP-binding protein codes for MNSTQAHRLSPPRYCKWRWLHFRRSWTDTRADRIPSWSRLYLRTYLHLVGLVLVTVGGTSATLCSALGPRTVWRALDALPGGVLPLAAFVLAVPALAGYRWMRPVWSDLVMVRERAIDFTGGRFNTRARESRSVIIGPLARTLNALAMRMERLIAAQRDLTNGISHELRTPLARVRFALENLREPGSAAEYQNAIDSIEQDVTELDELIDMSLTYARLEYSSLQSNLEQTALVAWFDKQVADAALLYPSKAIEARVALPADVRVKMDKRLMSYAMRNLLRNASKHAHGQIEAGLRMRHGNIEIYVEDDGPGVPLDERERIFEAFVRLDRHTAGYGLGLAITRQVLQAHNGRVAVVDPLLLSGARFEMSWPV; via the coding sequence ATGAACAGCACGCAAGCGCACCGATTGTCCCCGCCCCGCTATTGCAAATGGCGCTGGCTGCATTTCCGCCGCTCGTGGACCGACACGCGCGCCGACCGGATCCCGAGCTGGTCGCGCCTCTACCTGCGGACCTATCTGCATCTCGTCGGCCTCGTGCTGGTGACGGTCGGCGGGACGAGCGCGACGCTATGTTCGGCGCTCGGACCGCGCACCGTATGGCGCGCGCTCGACGCGCTGCCGGGCGGCGTGCTGCCGCTCGCGGCATTCGTGCTCGCGGTGCCGGCGCTCGCCGGTTATCGCTGGATGCGGCCCGTGTGGTCGGATCTCGTGATGGTGCGCGAGCGCGCGATCGACTTCACGGGCGGGCGCTTCAACACGCGCGCGCGCGAGTCGCGCAGCGTGATCATCGGGCCGCTCGCGCGCACGCTGAACGCGCTCGCGATGCGGATGGAGCGATTGATCGCCGCGCAGCGCGACCTGACGAACGGCATCTCGCATGAGTTGCGCACGCCGCTCGCGCGCGTGCGCTTCGCGCTCGAGAACCTGCGCGAGCCGGGATCGGCGGCCGAGTATCAGAACGCGATCGACAGCATCGAGCAGGACGTGACCGAGCTCGACGAGCTGATCGACATGAGCCTCACGTACGCGCGGCTCGAATACAGTTCGTTACAGTCGAATCTCGAGCAGACGGCGCTCGTCGCGTGGTTCGACAAGCAGGTCGCCGACGCCGCGCTGCTGTATCCGAGCAAGGCGATCGAGGCGCGCGTCGCGCTGCCCGCCGACGTGCGCGTGAAGATGGACAAGCGGCTGATGTCGTATGCGATGCGCAACCTGCTGCGCAACGCGAGCAAGCACGCACACGGACAGATCGAGGCTGGTCTGCGGATGCGTCACGGCAACATCGAGATTTACGTCGAGGACGACGGACCCGGCGTGCCGCTCGACGAGCGCGAGCGGATCTTCGAGGCGTTCGTGCGGCTCGACCGGCATACGGCCGGCTACGGCCTCGGCCTCGCGATTACGCGGCAGGTGCTGCAGGCGCACAACGGGCGCGTCGCCGTCGTCGATCCGCTGCTGCTGTCGGGGGCGCGTTTCGAGATGAGCTGGCCGGTGTGA
- the sfnG gene encoding dimethylsulfone monooxygenase SfnG encodes MSHEPDHLKFAYWVPNVSGGLVVSKIEQRTSWDIDYNRRLAQLAEKNGFDYALSQIRFTAGYGAEFQHESVAFSHALLAATERLKVIAAILPGPWHPAVVAKQLATIDQLNQGRVAINIVSGWFKGEFTAIGEPWLEHDERYRRSEEFIRAVKGVWTQDNFTFKGDFYRFNDYTLKPKPLQQPHPEIFQGGNSAAARRMAAAVSDWYFMNGNTLDGHRAQIDEIRAAAAAQGRQVKFGVNAFIIARDTEREARDVLDEIVRHADVDAVNAFGHAVKQAGKAAPEGQGMWADSKFADLVQYNDGFRTNLIGTPEQIAERIVALKEIGVDLVLGGFLHYLEDVEYFGRRVLPLVRELERQRDAQPA; translated from the coding sequence ATGAGTCACGAGCCGGACCACCTCAAGTTCGCCTACTGGGTGCCCAACGTCAGCGGCGGCCTGGTCGTCAGCAAGATCGAGCAGCGCACGAGCTGGGATATCGACTACAACCGACGTCTCGCGCAGCTCGCCGAGAAGAACGGCTTCGATTACGCGTTGTCCCAGATCCGCTTCACGGCCGGCTACGGCGCCGAGTTTCAGCACGAATCCGTCGCGTTCAGCCATGCGCTTCTCGCCGCGACCGAGCGGCTGAAAGTGATCGCCGCGATCCTGCCGGGGCCGTGGCATCCGGCCGTCGTCGCGAAGCAGCTTGCGACGATCGATCAGTTGAACCAGGGGCGCGTCGCGATCAACATCGTGAGCGGCTGGTTCAAGGGCGAATTCACCGCGATCGGCGAGCCGTGGCTCGAGCACGACGAGCGCTATCGGCGCTCGGAGGAATTCATTCGAGCGGTGAAGGGCGTCTGGACGCAGGACAACTTCACGTTCAAGGGCGACTTCTATCGATTCAACGACTACACGCTGAAGCCGAAGCCGTTGCAGCAGCCGCATCCGGAGATCTTCCAGGGCGGCAACTCGGCGGCCGCGCGCCGGATGGCGGCCGCCGTGTCCGACTGGTACTTCATGAACGGCAACACGCTCGACGGCCATCGCGCGCAGATCGACGAGATCCGCGCGGCGGCGGCCGCGCAGGGACGGCAAGTGAAGTTCGGCGTCAACGCGTTCATCATCGCGCGCGACACCGAGCGCGAGGCGCGCGACGTACTCGACGAGATCGTCCGTCACGCGGACGTCGACGCCGTCAACGCGTTCGGCCACGCGGTCAAGCAGGCGGGCAAGGCGGCGCCCGAAGGGCAGGGAATGTGGGCCGATTCGAAGTTCGCCGATCTCGTTCAATACAACGACGGTTTCAGGACCAACCTGATCGGCACGCCCGAGCAGATCGCCGAGCGGATCGTCGCGCTGAAGGAGATCGGCGTCGATCTCGTGCTCGGCGGATTCCTCCATTATCTTGAGGATGTCGAATATTTCGGCAGGCGCGTGCTGCCGCTCGTGCGCGAGCTGGAGCGGCAGCGCGACGCACAGCCGGCTTGA
- a CDS encoding response regulator: MPFRILLVEDDNRLSTLIAGYLRKHEYVVDAVLNGDDAVDAILTGRPDLVILDVNLPGKDGFEICREAREHYDGVIIMVTARDEPFDELLGLEFGADDYVHKPVEPRILLARIKAQLRRAPVRQADGAGGQPESHTFGKFTIDRTNRTVVLPDGTTPELTSAEFDLLWVLACHAGEVVSRDDLMLQLRGVEFDGLDRTIDGRISKLRRKLRDDASCPQRIKTIRSKGYQFSKNAWE, encoded by the coding sequence ATGCCTTTCCGGATTCTCCTCGTCGAGGACGACAATCGCCTGTCCACGCTGATCGCGGGCTACCTGCGCAAACACGAGTACGTCGTCGATGCCGTGCTGAACGGTGACGACGCCGTCGACGCGATTCTGACGGGGCGGCCCGATCTCGTGATTCTCGACGTGAACCTGCCCGGCAAGGACGGGTTCGAGATCTGCCGCGAGGCGCGCGAGCACTACGACGGGGTCATCATCATGGTGACGGCCCGCGACGAGCCGTTCGACGAACTGCTCGGCCTCGAATTCGGCGCGGATGACTACGTGCACAAGCCGGTCGAGCCGCGCATCCTGCTTGCTCGGATCAAGGCGCAGCTGCGCCGCGCGCCGGTACGGCAGGCGGACGGCGCGGGCGGCCAGCCGGAAAGCCACACGTTCGGCAAGTTCACGATCGATCGCACGAACCGGACCGTCGTTCTGCCCGACGGCACGACGCCCGAGCTGACATCGGCGGAGTTCGACCTGCTGTGGGTGCTCGCCTGCCATGCGGGCGAAGTCGTGAGTCGCGACGATCTGATGCTGCAATTGCGCGGCGTCGAATTCGACGGACTCGACAGGACGATCGATGGCCGGATCTCGAAGCTGCGGCGCAAGCTGCGCGACGACGCGAGCTGTCCGCAGCGGATCAAGACCATCCGCAGCAAGGGTTATCAATTCAGCAAGAACGCTTGGGAGTAA
- a CDS encoding efflux transporter outer membrane subunit encodes MTNFPTRRFARRAAAFACAHALLSGCATQSRDTPSPAVRLPEQWASPVAAQASAAPDDWWRRFGDPTLDRLIDEALRTNNDLAAAAIRVYRAQLQAGLADTNLTPNVTLGATGNVSRTLDTHRMGRTSGITGTLGYELDLWGKLAAQRDAARWELEATQADRDAARLSLIGTTAALYWQVAYLNQQIALGDANIAYAERTLKLVRSRHAAGATSGLDVAQAERNLSALRADQTQLIQQRAESRNALAILFDQPPQRQAAERGALPDAPLPEVAAGLPAELLGRRPDLRAAEFRLRESLANVDVTRTSFYPTFTLTGNIGTVSTSLERVLQNPVATLGLGLTLPFIQWNTMQLQIKVSKSQYEEAVVHFRQNLYRALGEVENALSARVQLEAEADERALALAQAQRAETLAKARFVAGATGVQPWLDEQQRLRDAQSALARTRLDRLNNRMNLYKALGGTE; translated from the coding sequence ATGACGAACTTCCCAACCCGTCGTTTCGCCCGACGCGCCGCCGCGTTTGCATGCGCGCATGCGTTGCTGTCCGGCTGCGCGACGCAGTCGCGCGACACGCCGTCGCCCGCGGTCCGCTTGCCCGAGCAATGGGCGTCGCCCGTCGCCGCGCAGGCGAGCGCCGCGCCCGACGACTGGTGGCGCCGCTTCGGCGACCCGACGCTCGATCGCCTGATCGACGAAGCGCTGCGCACGAACAACGATCTCGCGGCCGCCGCGATCCGCGTCTATCGCGCGCAACTGCAGGCAGGGCTCGCCGATACGAACCTGACGCCGAACGTGACGCTCGGCGCAACCGGCAACGTATCGCGCACGCTCGACACGCACCGGATGGGCCGCACGAGCGGCATCACGGGAACGCTCGGCTACGAGCTCGACTTGTGGGGCAAGCTCGCCGCGCAGCGCGACGCCGCGCGCTGGGAGCTCGAAGCGACGCAGGCCGACCGCGATGCGGCGCGGCTGTCGCTGATCGGCACGACGGCGGCGCTGTACTGGCAGGTCGCATACCTGAACCAGCAGATCGCGCTCGGCGACGCGAACATCGCGTATGCGGAGCGGACGCTGAAGCTCGTGCGCTCACGCCATGCGGCGGGGGCGACGTCCGGTCTCGACGTCGCGCAGGCCGAGCGGAACCTGTCCGCGCTGCGTGCCGACCAGACGCAACTGATCCAGCAGCGCGCCGAGAGCCGCAACGCGCTCGCGATCCTGTTCGACCAGCCGCCGCAGCGGCAAGCAGCCGAGCGCGGCGCGCTGCCCGATGCGCCGCTGCCGGAAGTCGCCGCGGGCCTGCCCGCCGAGCTGCTCGGCCGCCGCCCCGATCTGCGCGCGGCCGAGTTCCGGCTGCGCGAATCGCTCGCGAACGTCGACGTGACGCGCACGAGCTTCTACCCGACGTTCACGCTGACGGGCAACATCGGCACGGTGAGCACGAGCCTCGAGCGCGTGCTGCAGAACCCGGTCGCGACGCTCGGCCTCGGGCTCACGCTGCCGTTCATCCAATGGAACACGATGCAGTTGCAGATCAAGGTGTCGAAGTCGCAGTACGAGGAAGCCGTCGTCCATTTCCGGCAGAACCTGTACCGCGCGCTCGGCGAAGTCGAGAACGCGCTGTCCGCGCGCGTGCAACTCGAAGCCGAGGCCGACGAGCGCGCGCTCGCACTCGCGCAGGCGCAACGCGCGGAAACGCTCGCGAAGGCGCGCTTCGTCGCCGGCGCGACGGGCGTGCAACCGTGGCTCGACGAGCAGCAGCGGCTGCGCGATGCGCAAAGCGCGCTGGCGCGCACTCGGCTCGACCGCCTCAACAACCGGATGAACCTGTACAAGGCGCTGGGCGGCACGGAATGA
- a CDS encoding ribonuclease T2 — protein MLHTFARAACALAVASACNTANAYDYLLLATSWEPGFCATHSATECSTLSGSYASTNLSLHGLWPNNYDGNQPFYCGVPQNEIDLDNNHQWCSMDSYPVGSSTLSTLSTYMPGVESCLDKHEWYKHGACAQAPSADAYWNNATGMVSRLSTTSFNTFLQSNAGNTVTRTQLLTAFEGAFGSNTRGAVSLKCVKVNYVSYFTEAWIAVKTDATSQFPSAASLVTDGSTQGTCPTSGIYIAK, from the coding sequence ATGCTTCATACCTTCGCGCGCGCCGCGTGCGCGCTCGCGGTCGCGTCGGCTTGCAACACCGCCAACGCCTACGACTATCTGTTGCTCGCGACGTCCTGGGAGCCGGGCTTCTGCGCGACGCACAGCGCCACCGAGTGCAGCACGCTGTCGGGTTCGTACGCGTCGACGAACTTGTCGCTGCATGGTTTGTGGCCGAACAACTACGACGGCAATCAGCCGTTCTATTGCGGCGTGCCGCAGAACGAGATCGACCTCGACAACAACCATCAGTGGTGCAGCATGGACTCGTACCCGGTCGGCTCGTCGACGTTGAGCACGCTGTCGACGTACATGCCGGGCGTCGAGTCGTGCCTCGACAAGCACGAGTGGTACAAGCACGGCGCCTGCGCGCAGGCGCCGTCGGCCGACGCATACTGGAACAACGCGACCGGGATGGTCAGCCGCCTGTCGACGACGTCGTTCAACACGTTCCTGCAATCGAACGCGGGCAACACGGTGACGCGGACGCAGCTCCTGACCGCGTTCGAAGGCGCGTTCGGCAGCAACACGCGCGGCGCGGTGTCGCTCAAGTGCGTGAAGGTCAACTACGTCAGCTATTTCACCGAGGCGTGGATTGCGGTGAAGACGGATGCGACGTCGCAGTTCCCGAGCGCGGCGTCGCTCGTGACGGACGGGAGCACGCAGGGCACGTGCCCGACGTCCGGGATCTACATCGCGAAGTAA
- a CDS encoding glutaminase: MNYPAILERIHTELAPWIGAGRVADYIPELAKVPAERFGMAVVTLDGEVHTIGDARERFSIQSISKLFACTLAFQLLGDELWQRVGREPSGTAFNSLVQLESERGKPRNPFINAGALVVADVLSRRFVRAETALVEFIRRLTGIADIDYDSRVALSELQHAERNRAMAHFMASFGNMQMPPETVVDAYCRQCAITMNCVELAQASLFLANGGVAPATGARILDPSSAKRLSALMLTCGTYDAAGDFVYRVGLPAKSGVGGGIVAVLPGEMAVCVWSPGLDPNGNSLAGTLALEWLTTYSGRSIF; this comes from the coding sequence ATGAATTACCCAGCGATCCTAGAACGCATCCACACCGAACTCGCGCCCTGGATCGGCGCGGGCCGCGTCGCCGACTACATCCCCGAACTCGCGAAAGTGCCCGCCGAACGGTTCGGCATGGCCGTCGTCACGCTCGATGGCGAAGTCCACACGATCGGCGACGCGCGCGAGCGCTTCTCGATCCAGAGCATCTCCAAGCTGTTCGCGTGCACGCTCGCGTTTCAACTGCTCGGCGACGAACTGTGGCAGCGCGTCGGGCGCGAGCCGTCCGGCACCGCGTTCAACTCGCTCGTGCAGCTCGAAAGCGAGCGCGGCAAGCCGCGCAATCCGTTCATCAACGCGGGCGCGCTCGTCGTCGCCGACGTGCTGAGCCGCCGCTTCGTACGCGCGGAGACGGCGCTCGTCGAATTCATCCGTCGCCTGACCGGCATCGCCGACATCGATTACGATTCGCGCGTCGCGCTGTCCGAGCTGCAGCACGCGGAGCGCAACCGCGCGATGGCGCATTTCATGGCGAGCTTCGGCAACATGCAGATGCCGCCGGAGACGGTTGTCGACGCGTATTGCCGCCAATGCGCGATCACGATGAATTGCGTCGAGCTCGCGCAGGCGTCGCTCTTTCTCGCGAACGGCGGCGTCGCGCCGGCGACGGGCGCGCGGATTCTCGATCCGAGCTCGGCGAAGCGACTGTCGGCGCTGATGCTGACCTGCGGCACCTACGACGCCGCCGGCGACTTCGTCTACCGCGTCGGGCTGCCGGCGAAGAGCGGCGTCGGCGGCGGGATCGTCGCGGTGCTGCCGGGCGAGATGGCCGTGTGCGTGTGGTCGCCCGGGCTCGATCCGAACGGTAACTCGCTCGCGGGGACGCTCGCCTTGGAATGGTTGACGACCTACTCAGGGCGATCGATCTTTTGA
- the macB gene encoding macrolide ABC transporter ATP-binding protein/permease MacB — protein MAEPLLQLTHVTRRFPAGDKDVVVLDDVNLSISAGEIVAIVGASGSGKSTLMNILGCLDHPSSGSYKVGGRETSELESHELARLRREHFGFIFQRYHLLPHLSAAANVEMPAVYAGSAHAERRERALKLLARLGLSDRADHRPSQLSGGQQQRVSIARALMNGGEVILADEPTGALDSKSGQDVIRILRELNALGHTVIIVTHDERVAAHARRIIEISDGRIVGDRLNPRADDADGELDANGSPAPHRARRLSAGVGRFAEAFRMAWIALVSHRLRTLLTMLGIIIGITSVVSIVAIGEGAKRYMLDEIGSIGTNTINVYPGRDWGDSRADTIQTLVPADAAALAEQIYVDSATPETSRSLLLRYRNVDVNALVSGVGERFFQVRGMKMAQGIAFGPDEVRRQAQVAVIDENTRRKLFGANPNPLGEVILIDNLPCVVIGVTAEKKSAFGDMKNLNVWAPYTTASGRLFGQRHLDSITVRVRDGQPSDAAEKSLTKLMLQRHGRKDFFTYNMDSVVKTVEKTGQSLTLLLSLIAVISLVVGGIGVMNIMLVSVTERTREIGIRMAVGARQADIMQQFLVEAVTVCLMGGAIGIVLSFGMSFLFSLFVDQWKMVFSAGSIVSAFLCSTLIGVVFGFMPARNASRLDPIDSLARD, from the coding sequence ATGGCCGAACCGCTGCTGCAACTGACGCACGTCACGCGGCGTTTTCCCGCGGGCGACAAGGACGTCGTCGTGCTCGACGACGTGAACCTCTCGATCAGCGCGGGCGAGATCGTCGCGATCGTCGGCGCGTCCGGCTCGGGCAAGTCGACACTGATGAACATCCTCGGCTGTCTCGATCATCCGAGCTCGGGCAGCTACAAGGTGGGCGGACGCGAGACGAGCGAGCTCGAAAGCCACGAGCTCGCGCGCCTGCGCCGCGAACATTTCGGCTTCATCTTCCAGCGCTATCACTTGCTGCCGCATCTTTCCGCGGCGGCGAACGTCGAGATGCCGGCCGTCTACGCGGGGAGCGCGCACGCCGAGCGGCGCGAACGCGCGCTGAAGCTGCTCGCGCGGCTCGGCCTGTCGGATCGCGCCGACCATCGGCCGAGCCAGTTGTCGGGCGGACAGCAGCAGCGCGTCAGCATCGCGCGCGCGCTGATGAACGGCGGCGAAGTGATCCTCGCCGACGAGCCGACGGGCGCGCTCGATTCGAAGAGCGGCCAGGACGTGATCCGGATCCTGCGCGAGCTGAACGCGCTCGGCCACACGGTCATCATCGTCACGCACGACGAGCGCGTCGCCGCGCATGCGCGGCGCATCATCGAGATCAGCGACGGCCGGATCGTCGGCGACCGGCTCAATCCGCGCGCGGACGACGCCGACGGCGAGCTCGACGCGAACGGCAGCCCGGCCCCCCATCGCGCGCGCCGTCTGTCGGCGGGCGTCGGCCGCTTCGCGGAAGCGTTCCGGATGGCATGGATCGCGCTCGTGTCGCATCGGCTGCGCACGCTGCTGACGATGCTCGGCATCATCATCGGGATCACGTCGGTCGTGTCGATCGTCGCGATCGGCGAAGGCGCGAAGCGCTACATGCTCGACGAGATCGGCAGCATCGGCACGAACACGATCAACGTCTACCCCGGCCGCGACTGGGGCGACAGCCGCGCGGACACGATCCAGACGCTCGTGCCCGCCGACGCCGCCGCGCTCGCCGAGCAGATCTACGTCGACAGCGCGACGCCCGAGACGTCGCGCAGCCTGCTGCTGCGCTATCGGAACGTCGACGTCAACGCGCTCGTGAGCGGCGTCGGCGAGCGCTTCTTCCAGGTGCGCGGGATGAAGATGGCGCAAGGCATCGCGTTCGGCCCCGACGAGGTGCGCCGCCAGGCGCAGGTCGCGGTGATCGACGAGAACACGCGCCGCAAGCTGTTCGGCGCGAATCCGAACCCGCTCGGCGAAGTGATCCTGATCGACAATCTGCCGTGCGTCGTGATCGGCGTGACCGCGGAAAAGAAGAGCGCGTTCGGCGACATGAAGAATCTCAACGTCTGGGCGCCGTACACGACCGCATCGGGGCGGCTGTTCGGCCAGCGTCATCTCGACAGCATCACCGTGCGCGTGCGCGACGGCCAGCCGAGCGACGCGGCCGAGAAGAGCCTGACGAAGCTGATGCTGCAGCGGCACGGCCGCAAGGACTTCTTCACGTACAACATGGACAGCGTCGTCAAGACCGTCGAGAAAACCGGCCAGTCGCTGACGCTGCTGCTGTCCCTCATCGCGGTGATCTCGCTCGTCGTCGGCGGGATCGGCGTGATGAACATCATGCTCGTGTCCGTGACCGAGCGCACACGCGAGATCGGCATCCGGATGGCGGTCGGCGCGCGGCAGGCCGACATCATGCAGCAGTTCCTCGTCGAAGCCGTGACCGTGTGCCTGATGGGCGGCGCGATCGGCATCGTGCTGTCGTTCGGGATGAGTTTCCTGTTCTCGCTGTTCGTCGACCAATGGAAGATGGTGTTCTCGGCCGGCTCGATCGTGTCGGCGTTCCTGTGCTCGACGCTGATCGGCGTCGTGTTCGGCTTCATGCCCGCGCGCAACGCGTCGCGGCTGGATCCGATCGATTCGCTCGCGCGCGATTGA
- the macA gene encoding macrolide transporter subunit MacA, with translation MKKSQRRWIAAAAGVVVLASLVVLALRFFAKDKAPHYLTAKVARADLENAVLATGTLHAFKQVDVGAQVSGQLKSLKVKLGDKAKKDQWLAEIDPVISQNELRQAEANVDNLIAQKRSTAAQLKQAELAFNRQQQMLPDDATSRQDYETAAATLDVQRASLAALDAQIREARIKIEIARANLGYTRIAAPIDGEVVAIVTQEGQTVIAQQQAPVILKLAELDTMTVKAQVSEADVIRIHPDQAAYFTILGEPDKRYYGKLRAIEPAPQNFLDTQGGLGGMGGGSSKSNTAVFYNALFEVPNPGHRLRISMTAQVSILLGAARNALNIPVTALGAKDKDGAYPVRVLGVDDKVATRKVRAGINNNVKVEVLSGLKEGERVIIGDANEPAAAGAAASDAGS, from the coding sequence ATGAAAAAATCCCAACGCCGCTGGATCGCCGCGGCGGCCGGCGTCGTCGTGCTCGCCTCGCTCGTCGTGCTGGCCCTACGCTTTTTCGCGAAAGACAAGGCGCCGCATTACCTGACCGCGAAAGTCGCCCGCGCCGACCTCGAAAACGCCGTGCTGGCCACGGGCACGCTCCACGCGTTCAAGCAGGTCGACGTCGGCGCACAGGTGTCCGGCCAGTTGAAGTCACTGAAGGTGAAGCTCGGCGACAAGGCGAAGAAAGATCAATGGCTCGCCGAGATCGATCCGGTGATCTCGCAGAACGAGCTGCGCCAGGCCGAAGCGAACGTCGACAACCTGATCGCGCAGAAACGCTCGACTGCCGCGCAGTTGAAGCAAGCCGAGCTTGCGTTCAACCGGCAGCAGCAGATGCTGCCCGACGACGCGACGTCGCGCCAGGACTACGAGACCGCGGCCGCGACGCTCGACGTGCAGCGCGCGAGCCTCGCCGCGCTCGACGCGCAGATCCGCGAGGCGCGGATCAAGATCGAGATCGCGCGCGCGAACCTCGGCTACACGCGAATCGCCGCGCCGATCGACGGCGAAGTGGTCGCAATCGTCACGCAGGAAGGCCAGACCGTGATCGCGCAGCAGCAGGCGCCCGTGATCCTGAAGCTCGCCGAGCTCGACACGATGACGGTCAAAGCCCAGGTGTCCGAAGCGGACGTGATCCGCATCCACCCCGATCAGGCCGCGTACTTCACGATCCTCGGCGAGCCCGACAAGCGCTACTACGGCAAGCTGCGCGCGATCGAGCCCGCGCCGCAGAACTTCCTCGACACGCAAGGCGGACTCGGCGGCATGGGCGGCGGCTCGTCGAAATCGAACACTGCGGTGTTCTACAACGCGCTCTTCGAAGTGCCGAATCCCGGCCATCGGCTGCGCATCTCGATGACCGCGCAAGTGAGCATCCTGCTCGGCGCCGCGCGCAACGCGCTCAACATTCCCGTCACCGCGCTCGGTGCGAAGGACAAGGACGGCGCGTATCCGGTACGCGTGCTCGGCGTCGACGACAAAGTCGCGACCCGCAAGGTCCGCGCCGGCATCAACAACAACGTGAAGGTCGAAGTGCTCTCGGGCCTGAAGGAAGGCGAGCGCGTAATCATCGGCGACGCGAACGAACCCGCGGCCGCCGGCGCCGCCGCGTCCGACGCGGGGAGCTGA